One segment of Methanolinea mesophila DNA contains the following:
- a CDS encoding STAS domain-containing protein: MADQVEVVKVEGRIDASSAPGMEAAINAPLERGVKKIVVDLSGVEYMSSAGLRVLLASLKKVRSLGGEMRLAGMQPFVKEVFDMTGFSRLFSVSATVEEAVKSLSS; encoded by the coding sequence ATGGCGGACCAGGTTGAAGTGGTGAAGGTTGAAGGGAGGATCGATGCGAGCTCGGCTCCCGGTATGGAGGCGGCGATCAACGCCCCCCTGGAGCGTGGGGTGAAGAAGATCGTGGTGGACCTCTCCGGCGTGGAATATATGAGCAGTGCAGGCCTCCGGGTGCTGCTGGCCTCCCTGAAGAAGGTCCGTTCCCTGGGCGGGGAGATGCGGCTTGCAGGGATGCAGCCGTTCGTAAAAGAGGTCTTCGATATGACCGGGTTCTCCCGGCTCTTCTCGGTCTCTGCAACGGTGGAAGAGGCGGTAAAAAGCCTCTCCTCATAA
- a CDS encoding ATP-NAD kinase family protein — MIRRIGFLVNPVAGMGGAVGLKGTDGLVEEARARGAVPRAGARAAEVLGRLRGSPYEFLTCAGPMGEDSLREAGIAAFRVVYTPPPGTSREDTLAACRVFVAEGADLVLFCGGDGTARDIYEVTGDTVPILGIPAGVKMFSAVFALTPEAAAEILIHDPASLHLRDAEVMDVDEEAYREGALRTRLIGYARSPYLPGLVQGAKRVFIDQDEDRARHEIARFIAEVILGTPETVYILGPGTTTGEVARELGVEKTLLGFDAVKSGRLVGRDLNERGMRALLAGPGPARLVISVLGAQGSVLGRGTQQVSPAVLRRIGVGNVIVIATPHKLAATPVLFVDTGEPALDAAFGETVQVISGYHIAQRMKLAHPRRVGDGSTPGG, encoded by the coding sequence ATGATACGCCGGATCGGATTCCTGGTAAATCCTGTGGCCGGGATGGGAGGGGCCGTGGGACTGAAGGGAACCGACGGGCTGGTCGAGGAAGCGCGTGCCCGCGGGGCAGTCCCCCGGGCGGGTGCGAGGGCTGCGGAGGTGCTGGGGCGCCTCCGTGGCTCCCCTTACGAGTTCCTCACCTGTGCGGGGCCGATGGGAGAGGATTCGCTTCGGGAGGCCGGTATCGCCGCGTTTCGAGTGGTATACACCCCCCCGCCGGGGACATCCCGCGAGGACACCCTCGCTGCCTGCCGGGTGTTCGTCGCGGAGGGCGCGGACCTGGTCCTCTTCTGCGGGGGCGACGGCACTGCACGAGATATCTACGAGGTAACGGGGGACACGGTCCCCATCCTCGGGATCCCCGCCGGGGTGAAGATGTTCTCCGCGGTCTTCGCGCTCACGCCGGAGGCTGCGGCGGAGATCCTGATCCACGACCCGGCCTCGCTCCACCTCCGTGACGCGGAGGTGATGGACGTGGACGAGGAGGCCTACCGGGAAGGGGCGCTCCGCACCCGGTTGATCGGGTACGCCCGGAGCCCCTACCTCCCCGGGCTGGTGCAGGGGGCCAAAAGGGTCTTCATCGACCAGGACGAGGACCGTGCGCGGCACGAAATCGCCAGGTTCATCGCCGAGGTGATCCTGGGGACCCCGGAGACCGTGTATATTCTGGGCCCTGGCACCACTACGGGAGAGGTCGCGAGGGAGCTCGGGGTGGAAAAGACCCTGCTCGGGTTCGACGCGGTGAAATCAGGCAGATTGGTGGGCAGGGACCTGAACGAACGGGGAATGCGGGCCCTGCTCGCAGGACCCGGCCCCGCCCGTCTGGTGATATCGGTGCTCGGGGCCCAGGGCTCGGTGCTCGGGAGGGGGACCCAGCAGGTCAGCCCCGCGGTGCTCCGGAGGATCGGGGTCGGGAACGTGATCGTGATTGCCACCCCGCATAAACTCGCCGCCACCCCGGTCCTCTTCGTGGACACCGGGGAACCTGCCCTCGATGCGGCATTCGGGGAGACCGTGCAGGTCATTTCCGGGTATCACATCGCCCAGAGGATGAAACTAGCGCATCCGCGCCGGGTGGGAGACGGGTCCACCCCGGGGGGATAG
- the thiC gene encoding phosphomethylpyrimidine synthase ThiC, translating into MITEIEAAQAGTITDAVRRVAASEGRDPGELSRSVAEGRVVIMKRGDVSLGIGDGLSTKVNANIGTSPACCNPEDEVEKARIAESLGAHTISDLSMGGDITLMRSRILAATALPLTTVPTYQAVAETGLEHLSDEDLFGNLRRQAEEGISSFVLHLVSGKLLDGVRRSPRIMGVVSKGGSMMAAHMVLRGCENPYLARFDELLDILHRHDIVLSLGNTMRSGCIHDARDRPQVMEMRENVALARRAHEAGVQVILEGVGGHVHPRRIPGYISDYKKKSGFPLFVAGPLPTDIAMGNDHIAGCVGAALASGAGADYLCYITPAEHMGLPTPAQVREGLAAFLIAAHIGDLIKYGRDDRDEALAIRRAALDWKGQAALALDHEKACIANPDGDPCTMCGSFCALRIMQEFCSGPDGRDTVERSR; encoded by the coding sequence ATGATCACGGAGATCGAAGCGGCGCAGGCGGGAACGATCACTGACGCGGTGCGGCGGGTCGCCGCATCAGAAGGGAGGGACCCCGGGGAGCTCTCCCGGAGCGTGGCCGAAGGCCGGGTAGTGATTATGAAACGGGGGGATGTATCCCTCGGTATCGGTGACGGCCTGTCCACCAAGGTGAACGCGAACATCGGGACCTCCCCCGCCTGCTGCAACCCGGAAGACGAGGTGGAGAAAGCCCGGATTGCAGAATCCCTCGGGGCGCATACCATCAGCGACCTCTCCATGGGAGGGGACATCACCCTGATGAGGAGCCGGATCCTTGCCGCGACCGCCCTGCCCCTCACCACCGTCCCCACCTACCAGGCGGTCGCCGAGACAGGGCTCGAACACCTGAGCGACGAGGACCTCTTCGGGAACCTCAGGCGGCAGGCAGAGGAGGGGATCAGTTCCTTTGTCCTGCACCTCGTCTCCGGGAAGCTCCTCGATGGGGTCCGCCGCTCGCCCCGCATCATGGGCGTGGTGTCCAAGGGCGGGTCGATGATGGCCGCCCACATGGTCCTCCGGGGGTGTGAGAACCCTTACCTCGCACGTTTCGATGAACTGCTCGATATCCTGCACCGGCACGATATCGTGCTCTCTCTCGGGAACACCATGCGGAGCGGGTGCATCCACGATGCCCGGGACCGCCCCCAGGTCATGGAGATGCGGGAGAATGTCGCCCTGGCACGACGGGCTCATGAAGCGGGGGTCCAGGTGATCCTCGAGGGGGTCGGCGGGCACGTGCATCCCCGAAGGATCCCGGGATATATCAGTGACTATAAGAAAAAAAGCGGGTTCCCCCTCTTCGTCGCAGGACCGCTCCCCACCGATATCGCCATGGGGAACGACCATATCGCCGGGTGCGTGGGGGCGGCGCTCGCCTCCGGGGCGGGAGCCGACTATCTCTGTTACATCACCCCGGCGGAGCACATGGGCCTGCCCACCCCCGCCCAGGTACGGGAAGGCCTCGCGGCGTTCCTGATCGCCGCCCATATCGGGGACCTGATCAAGTACGGCAGGGACGACCGGGATGAGGCGCTTGCGATCCGGCGGGCGGCGCTTGACTGGAAAGGCCAGGCTGCACTCGCCCTGGACCACGAGAAAGCCTGCATCGCGAACCCCGACGGAGACCCCTGCACTATGTGCGGTTCATTCTGCGCGCTCCGGATCATGCAGGAGTTTTGCTCCGGTCCGGATGGCCGGGACACGGTGGAAAGGTCCCGGTAA
- a CDS encoding TrpB-like pyridoxal phosphate-dependent enzyme, whose amino-acid sequence MQPKTKILLDEDQMPRQWYNILTDLPSPMDPPLHPGTHKPLVPDDLTPIFPMELIRQEMSDKRMIDIPEDVRDVLRLWRPSPLYRATRLEKHLKTPAKIYYKWEGVSPAGSHKPNTSVAQAYYNMKAGVERIATETGAGQWGSALAFATMLYGLDCTVYMVRSSYTQKPYRKSMMQVWGAECIPSPSTKTNSGKAVLAKDPDTPGSLGIAISEAVEDAATHANTNYALGSVLNHVCLHQTVIGLESREQLAMVDDYPDVVIGCVGGGSNFAGISFPFAGDKMTGKHPGVDIVGVEPASCPTLTKGLYTYDFGDVAGLTPLMKMFTLGHDFVPPSIHAGGLRYHGDSPIVSKLVHDGVMRAVSYHQSEVFEAAQTFARTEGIIVAPETSHAVKAAIDCALKCRETGEAKTILFNCSGHGNFDMSAYDAFYAGQLVDYEYPDALIKEALGRLPKV is encoded by the coding sequence ATGCAACCCAAGACCAAGATTCTCCTCGATGAGGACCAGATGCCCCGTCAGTGGTACAACATCCTCACCGACCTTCCCTCTCCCATGGACCCTCCGCTCCACCCGGGGACTCACAAGCCCCTGGTTCCGGACGATCTCACCCCTATCTTTCCTATGGAATTGATCCGGCAGGAAATGAGCGACAAGAGGATGATCGACATCCCGGAGGATGTGCGGGACGTGCTCCGGCTCTGGAGGCCGAGCCCACTCTACCGTGCGACCCGGCTGGAAAAACACCTGAAGACCCCGGCGAAGATCTACTACAAGTGGGAAGGGGTGAGCCCGGCCGGGAGCCACAAGCCCAACACTTCGGTCGCCCAGGCGTATTACAACATGAAAGCGGGGGTGGAACGGATCGCCACCGAGACGGGAGCAGGCCAGTGGGGTTCGGCGCTCGCGTTCGCCACCATGCTCTACGGGCTGGACTGCACGGTCTACATGGTCCGGTCGAGCTACACCCAGAAACCCTACCGGAAGTCGATGATGCAGGTATGGGGGGCCGAGTGCATCCCCAGCCCGAGCACCAAGACGAACTCCGGAAAAGCGGTGCTCGCAAAGGACCCGGACACCCCGGGGAGCCTCGGCATCGCAATCTCGGAGGCGGTGGAGGACGCGGCCACCCATGCCAACACCAACTACGCCCTCGGGTCGGTGCTCAATCACGTCTGTCTCCACCAGACGGTCATCGGTCTGGAAAGCAGGGAGCAGCTCGCCATGGTGGACGATTACCCCGACGTGGTGATCGGGTGCGTGGGCGGGGGGTCCAATTTCGCCGGGATATCGTTCCCCTTCGCCGGGGACAAGATGACCGGGAAGCATCCCGGAGTGGACATCGTGGGAGTGGAACCCGCGTCGTGCCCGACCCTTACGAAGGGGCTCTATACCTATGACTTCGGCGACGTCGCCGGGCTGACCCCGCTCATGAAGATGTTCACCCTGGGCCACGATTTCGTCCCGCCCTCGATCCATGCGGGGGGGCTCCGGTACCACGGCGACTCGCCCATCGTCTCCAAGCTCGTGCACGACGGGGTGATGCGGGCGGTCTCCTACCACCAGAGCGAGGTTTTTGAAGCGGCCCAGACCTTCGCCCGGACGGAGGGGATCATCGTTGCACCGGAGACCTCCCACGCGGTGAAGGCAGCGATCGACTGCGCCCTGAAATGCAGGGAGACCGGAGAGGCGAAGACCATTCTCTTCAACTGCTCGGGACACGGGAACTTCGACATGTCCGCCTACGACGCATTCTACGCGGGGCAGCTGGTGGACTACGAGTATCCCGACGCATTGATCAAGGAGGCCCTTGGAAGGCTCCCGAAGGTGTGA
- a CDS encoding MBL fold metallo-hydrolase has protein sequence MKIEHQVWQKVPGTKGLKLYPYIRKVDINSSNSYLISSERFIILIDPGGLEPQTEVLLEEIARLREENDRPVLVCLTHIHLDHCRELLFNPRLRALPRMAVAVQDSGAEALALKNRAATIADMLHVELPDGVSVDIRLVISEEGDREYAMCGERIITCCDPVILENDDSFPRQVLPLGGGDTLEFFHTPGHSPDSVCIRAGEFFIIGDLLFGTAPVIAGIYGWSAGELVTSIDRVTGFIAQGGVTTFLPGHGNALDTPTMIRALSGMRRETMSLSGIDMIDAEWVSETAGYGQELMAEVERLFTVIAGRLVYVAHVLDEIEESGEADRLRGLINADLVDELIADFNSFSRDLHEGNIAELHLALKAGQIVSKLNRIYQEETLSEVLDLSLARRAGRLLEDYGARFRGYRPRTTLIPADLNEVLEAVLTELSGPAYGEEDILDVEDEAQFVRALVVRIASVNIFEGVSLRFTPAPGMIPAEMDRERFGETMAYLLEKLVSSGMKSVTFTSALLPEGGELRAAWTGGSALGPTPLRFGTRLAGLAGARLEVEPCPEGGMFRMIFHAPPL, from the coding sequence ATGAAGATCGAACACCAGGTATGGCAGAAGGTACCCGGGACGAAGGGGCTCAAGCTCTATCCCTACATCCGGAAAGTGGACATCAACTCCTCGAATTCCTACCTCATCTCCTCGGAGCGTTTCATCATCCTCATCGACCCGGGCGGCCTGGAACCCCAGACCGAGGTCCTGCTTGAGGAGATCGCCCGCCTCCGGGAGGAGAATGACCGGCCGGTCCTGGTCTGCCTGACCCACATCCACCTCGATCACTGCCGTGAACTCCTCTTCAACCCCCGTCTCCGCGCCCTGCCCCGGATGGCGGTGGCGGTCCAGGACTCGGGAGCGGAGGCGCTGGCCCTGAAAAACCGGGCGGCAACCATCGCGGACATGCTCCATGTCGAGCTCCCGGACGGTGTCTCGGTGGATATACGTCTCGTAATCTCCGAGGAGGGAGACCGGGAGTACGCCATGTGCGGGGAGCGGATCATCACCTGCTGCGACCCGGTCATCCTGGAGAACGATGACTCGTTCCCCCGCCAGGTGCTCCCCCTGGGAGGAGGGGACACCCTCGAGTTCTTCCATACCCCGGGCCATTCCCCGGACAGCGTCTGTATCAGGGCCGGGGAGTTCTTCATCATCGGGGACCTTCTCTTCGGCACCGCCCCGGTCATCGCCGGCATTTACGGCTGGTCGGCAGGGGAACTGGTGACCTCCATCGACAGGGTGACAGGGTTCATCGCGCAGGGAGGAGTGACCACCTTCCTGCCTGGTCACGGGAATGCGCTCGATACCCCCACTATGATCCGGGCCCTGTCCGGGATGCGGCGCGAGACGATGTCCCTCTCGGGGATCGACATGATCGATGCGGAGTGGGTGAGCGAGACCGCAGGATATGGCCAGGAGCTGATGGCCGAAGTCGAGCGCCTCTTCACGGTCATCGCCGGCAGGCTGGTGTACGTGGCCCACGTGCTCGACGAGATCGAGGAAAGCGGCGAGGCGGACCGGCTCAGGGGCCTGATCAACGCCGACCTGGTGGACGAACTGATCGCCGATTTCAACTCATTCTCCCGGGACCTGCACGAAGGGAACATCGCGGAGCTCCACCTGGCATTGAAAGCAGGGCAGATCGTCTCCAAGCTGAACCGCATCTACCAGGAGGAGACGCTCTCCGAGGTACTCGACCTCTCGCTCGCCCGCCGGGCGGGCAGACTCCTCGAGGACTACGGGGCGAGGTTCCGGGGGTACCGCCCCCGGACGACCCTTATTCCTGCCGACCTGAACGAGGTGCTGGAAGCGGTTCTTACCGAACTCTCGGGCCCCGCCTACGGGGAGGAGGACATCCTCGACGTGGAGGACGAAGCGCAGTTCGTCCGGGCCCTGGTGGTGAGGATCGCGTCGGTGAACATCTTCGAGGGGGTGTCCCTGCGGTTCACCCCGGCCCCGGGTATGATCCCGGCGGAGATGGACCGGGAGCGGTTCGGGGAGACCATGGCCTATCTGCTGGAGAAGCTGGTCTCTTCGGGAATGAAATCCGTTACCTTCACGAGCGCGCTCCTCCCGGAGGGCGGAGAACTCCGGGCTGCCTGGACGGGGGGCTCCGCCCTCGGGCCCACGCCCCTCCGATTCGGGACCAGGCTCGCCGGGCTTGCGGGTGCACGGCTCGAGGTGGAGCCGTGCCCGGAGGGAGGGATGTTCCGGATGATCTTCCACGCTCCCCCCCTGTAA